In the Drosophila biarmipes strain raj3 chromosome X, RU_DBia_V1.1, whole genome shotgun sequence genome, one interval contains:
- the LOC108023354 gene encoding disks large 1 tumor suppressor protein isoform X18, which yields MPVKKQEAHRALELLEDYHARLSEPQDRALRIAIERVIRIFKSRLFQALLDIQEFYELTLLDDSKSIQQKTAETLQIATKWEKDGQAVKIADFIKTSNLNRNCAYEFNNDASSNQTNQSALTQNQIANNVSAQALSRTFKSELEEILNQRMRIESDTENAKEPPAEQLQQQNPQQPQQQQQQQQQQSLAAKSRSGSQTVNGDDSWLYEDIQLERGNSGLGFSIAGGTDNPHIGTDTSIYITKLISGGAAAADGRLSINDIIVSVNDVSVVDVPHASAVDALKKAGNVVKLHVKRKRGTATTPAAGSAAGDARDSAAGGPKVMEIDLVKGGKGLGFSIAGGIGNQHIPGDNGIYVTKLMDGGAAQVDGRLSIGDKLIAVRTNGSEKNLENVTHELAVATLKSITDKVTLIIGKTQHLTTSASGGGGGGLSAGQQLSQSQSQLATSQSQSQVHQQQHPTPMVNSQSTEPGSRYASTNVLAAVPPGTPRAVSTEDITREPRTITIQKGPQGLGFNIVGGEDGQGIYVSFILAGGPADLGSELKRGDQLLSVNNVNLTHATHEEAAQALKTSGGVVTLLAQYRPEEYNRFEARIQELKQQAALGAGGSGTLLRTTQKRSLYVRALFDYDPNRDDGLPSRGLPFKHGDILHVTNASDDEWWQARRVLGDNEDEQIGIVPSKRRWERKMRARDRSVKFQGHAAANNNLDKQSTLDRKKKNFTFSRKFPFMKSRDEKNEDGSDQEPFMLCYTQDDANAEGASEENVLSYEAVQRLSINYTRPVIILGPLKDRINDDLISEYPDKFGSCVPHTTRPKREYEVDGRDYHFVSSREQMERDIQNHLFIEAGQYNDNLYGTSVASVREVAEKGKHCILDVSGNAIKRLQVAQLYPVAVFIKPKSVDSVMEMNRRMTEEQAKKTYERAIKMEQEFGEYFTGVVQGDTIEEIYSKVKSMIWSQSGPTIWVPSKESL from the exons AAGCTCATCGGGCCCTCGAGCTGCTCGAGGACTATCATGCCAGACTTTCGGAGCCGCAGGATCGGGCGCTGCGTATTGCAATCGAACGCGTTATACGCATATTTAAATCTCGCTTGTTTCAAGCGCTGTTAG ATATACAAGAATTCTATGAATTGACACTATTGGATGACTCGAAGAGCATACAGCAGAAGACAGCGGAGACCTTGCAAATTGCAACCAAATGGGAGAAGGACGGACAGGCCGTGAAAATAGCCGAT TTTATCAaaacttcaaatttaaatcgCAATTGCGCCTATGAGTTTAACAACGACGCCTCATCCAATCAAACCAACCAATCAGCACTCACTCAGAATCAGATCGCAAACAATGTGAGCGCCCAGGCCCTCAGCAGAACATTTAAGAGTGAATTGGAAGAGATCTTG AACCAGCGCATGCGCATCGAGTCGGACACGGAAAACGCCAAGGAGCCGCCGGCCGAGCAGCTGCAACAGCAGAATCCGCAGCagccgcaacagcagcagcagcagcagcaacagcagtcgCTGGCAGCCAAGTCGAGGAGCGGGTCGCAGACT GTGAATGGCGATGACAGCTGGTTGTACGAGGACATACAGCTGGAGCGCGGCAACTCCGGATTGGGATTCTCCATTGCCGGCGGCACGGATAATCCGCACATCGGCACCGACACCTCCATCTACATCACCAAGCTCATTTCCGGCGGAGCAGCTGCCGCCGATGGACGGCTGAGCATCAACGACATCATTGTGTCGGTGAACGATGTGTCCGTGGTGGATGTGCCACATGCCTCCGCCGTGGATGCCCTCAAGAAGGCCGGCAATGTGGTCAAGCTGCATGTGAAGCGAAAACGTGGCACGGCCACCACCCCGGCCGCCGGATCGGCGGCTGGAGATGCCCGGGACAGTGCGGCCGGTGGGCCGAAGGTCATGGAAATCGATCTGGTCAAGGGCGGCAAGGGATTGGGCTTCTCCATAGCCGGCGGCATTGGCAACCAGCACATCCCCGGCGACAATGGCATCTATGTGACCAAGCTGATGGACGGCGGGGCGGCGCAGGTGGACGGGCGTCTGTCCATCGGGGACAAGCTGATTGCAGTGCGCACCAACGGG AGCGAAAAGAACCTGGAGAACGTAACGCACGAACTGGCGGTGGCCACGCTGAAGTCGATCACCGACAAGGTGACGCTGATCATTGGGAAGACGCAGCACCTGACCACCAGTGCgtccggcggcggcggtggaggaCTCTCGGCCGGCCAGCAGttgtcgcagtcgcagtcgcagctgGCCAccagccagagccagagtcaggtccatcagcagcagcatccgACGCCGATGGTCAACTCGCAGTCGACAG AGCCCGGCTCGCGATATGCCTCCACCAACGTCCTGGCCGCCGTTCCGCCAGGAACTCCGCGCGCAGTCAGCACCGAAGACATAACCAG AGAACCGCGCACCATCACCATCCAGAAGGGACCCCAGGGCCTGGGCTTCAACATCGTTGGCGGCGAGGATGGCCAGGGCATCTACGTGTCCTTCATCCTGGCCGGCGGTCCTGCCGATCTGGGCTCCGAGCTGAAGCGCGGCGACCAGCTGCTCAGCGTGAACAATGTCAACCTCACGCATGCCACCCACGAGGAGGCGGCCCAGGCGCTCAAG ACTTCTGGCGGCGTGGTGACCCTACTGGCGCAGTACCGCCCGGAGGAGTACAATCGGTTCGAGGCGCGCATCCAGGAGCTGAAACAGCAGGCCGCCCTCGGCGCCGGCGGATCGGGCACACTGCTGCGCACCACGCAGAAGCGATCGCTGTATGTGCGCGCCCTGTTCGACTACGATCCCAACCGGGACGATGGCCTGCCCTCGCGAGGATTGCCCTTCAAGCACGGCGACATCCTGCACGTGACCAATGCCTCCGACGACGAGTGGTGGCAGGCACGACGCGTCCTCGGCGACAACGAGGACGAGCAGATCGGCATTGTGCCGTCGAAGCGGCGCTGGGAGCGGAAGATGCGGGCTCGGGATCGCAGCGTCAAGTTCCAGGGTCATGCGGCAGCTAATAATAATCTGGATAAG CAATCGACATTGGATCGAAAGAAAAAGAATTTCACATTCTCGCGCAAATTTCCGTTTATGAAGAGTCGCGATGAGAAGAATGAAGATGGCAGCGACCAAGAGC CCTTTATGCTTTGCTACACACAAGACGATGCCAATGCTGAAGGAG CTTCCGAGGAGAACGTGCTGTCCTACGAGGCCGTGCAGCGCCTGTCCATCAACTACACGCGCCCGGTGATTATCCTGGGGCCGCTGAAGGATCGCATCAACGATGACCTAATATCGGAGTATCCCGACAAGTTCGGCTCTTGTGTGCCAC ACACCACCCGACCCAAGAGGGAGTACGAGGTGGACGGTAGGGACTATCACTTTGTGTCCTCTCGCGAGCAAATGGAGCGGGATATCCAGAACCATCTGTTCATCGAGGCGGGCCAGTATAACGACAATCTGTACGGCACCTCGGTGGCCAGTGTGCGCGAGGTGGCGGAGAAGGGCAAGCACTGCATCCTGGACGTGTCCGGGAATGCCATCAAGCGCCTCCAGGTGGCCCAGCTGTATCCCGTAGCCGTGTTCATCAAGCCCAAGTCGGTGGACTCAGTGAT GGAGATGAATCGTCGCATGACGGAGGAGCAGGCCAAGAAGACCTACGAGCGGGCGATTAAAATGGAGCAGGAATTCGGCGAATACTTTACGG GCGTTGTCCAGGGCGACACCATCGAGGAGATCTACAGCAAAGTGAAATCGATGATTTGGTCCCAGTCGGGACCAACCATTTGGGTACCTTCCAAGGAATCTCTATGA
- the LOC108023354 gene encoding disks large 1 tumor suppressor protein isoform X29, giving the protein MPVKKQEAHRALELLEDYHARLSEPQDRALRIAIERVIRIFKSRLFQALLDIQEFYELTLLDDSKSIQQKTAETLQIATKWEKDGQAVKIADNQRMRIESDTENAKEPPAEQLQQQNPQQPQQQQQQQQQQSLAAKSRSGSQTIHQHAHQRKRVLVSLHQHQNQHQSQLQHHYQLRLNNGNPAKMLRRAFESS; this is encoded by the exons AAGCTCATCGGGCCCTCGAGCTGCTCGAGGACTATCATGCCAGACTTTCGGAGCCGCAGGATCGGGCGCTGCGTATTGCAATCGAACGCGTTATACGCATATTTAAATCTCGCTTGTTTCAAGCGCTGTTAG ATATACAAGAATTCTATGAATTGACACTATTGGATGACTCGAAGAGCATACAGCAGAAGACAGCGGAGACCTTGCAAATTGCAACCAAATGGGAGAAGGACGGACAGGCCGTGAAAATAGCCGAT AACCAGCGCATGCGCATCGAGTCGGACACGGAAAACGCCAAGGAGCCGCCGGCCGAGCAGCTGCAACAGCAGAATCCGCAGCagccgcaacagcagcagcagcagcagcaacagcagtcgCTGGCAGCCAAGTCGAGGAGCGGGTCGCAGACT ATACACCAGCACGCACACCAGCGCAAGCGAGTCCTCGTGAGCCTCCATCAACATCAAAACCAACATCAAAGCCAACTGCAACACCATTACCAACTTCGCCTTAACAACGGCAATCCAGCCAAAATGCTAAGGCGCGCTTTCGAGTCCTCCTAG
- the LOC108023354 gene encoding disks large 1 tumor suppressor protein isoform X22 — MPVKKQEAHRALELLEDYHARLSEPQDRALRIAIERVIRIFKSRLFQALLDIQEFYELTLLDDSKSIQQKTAETLQIATKWEKDGQAVKIADNQRMRIESDTENAKEPPAEQLQQQNPQQPQQQQQQQQQQSLAAKSRSGSQTLHKASSGKVNGDDSWLYEDIQLERGNSGLGFSIAGGTDNPHIGTDTSIYITKLISGGAAAADGRLSINDIIVSVNDVSVVDVPHASAVDALKKAGNVVKLHVKRKRGTATTPAAGSAAGDARDSAAGGPKVMEIDLVKGGKGLGFSIAGGIGNQHIPGDNGIYVTKLMDGGAAQVDGRLSIGDKLIAVRTNGSEKNLENVTHELAVATLKSITDKVTLIIGKTQHLTTSASGGGGGGLSAGQQLSQSQSQLATSQSQSQVHQQQHPTPMVNSQSTEPGSRYASTNVLAAVPPGTPRAVSTEDITREPRTITIQKGPQGLGFNIVGGEDGQGIYVSFILAGGPADLGSELKRGDQLLSVNNVNLTHATHEEAAQALKTSGGVVTLLAQYRPEEYNRFEARIQELKQQAALGAGGSGTLLRTTQKRSLYVRALFDYDPNRDDGLPSRGLPFKHGDILHVTNASDDEWWQARRVLGDNEDEQIGIVPSKRRWERKMRARDRSVKFQGHAAANNNLDKQSTLDRKKKNFTFSRKFPFMKSRDEKNEDGSDQEPFMLCYTQDDANAEGGEIIYRVELPDMEQITLIYLENNDADYPSEENVLSYEAVQRLSINYTRPVIILGPLKDRINDDLISEYPDKFGSCVPHTTRPKREYEVDGRDYHFVSSREQMERDIQNHLFIEAGQYNDNLYGTSVASVREVAEKGKHCILDVSGNAIKRLQVAQLYPVAVFIKPKSVDSVMEMNRRMTEEQAKKTYERAIKMEQEFGEYFTGVVQGDTIEEIYSKVKSMIWSQSGPTIWVPSKESL, encoded by the exons AAGCTCATCGGGCCCTCGAGCTGCTCGAGGACTATCATGCCAGACTTTCGGAGCCGCAGGATCGGGCGCTGCGTATTGCAATCGAACGCGTTATACGCATATTTAAATCTCGCTTGTTTCAAGCGCTGTTAG ATATACAAGAATTCTATGAATTGACACTATTGGATGACTCGAAGAGCATACAGCAGAAGACAGCGGAGACCTTGCAAATTGCAACCAAATGGGAGAAGGACGGACAGGCCGTGAAAATAGCCGAT AACCAGCGCATGCGCATCGAGTCGGACACGGAAAACGCCAAGGAGCCGCCGGCCGAGCAGCTGCAACAGCAGAATCCGCAGCagccgcaacagcagcagcagcagcagcaacagcagtcgCTGGCAGCCAAGTCGAGGAGCGGGTCGCAGACT ctccaTAAGGCGTCGTCGGGAAAG GTGAATGGCGATGACAGCTGGTTGTACGAGGACATACAGCTGGAGCGCGGCAACTCCGGATTGGGATTCTCCATTGCCGGCGGCACGGATAATCCGCACATCGGCACCGACACCTCCATCTACATCACCAAGCTCATTTCCGGCGGAGCAGCTGCCGCCGATGGACGGCTGAGCATCAACGACATCATTGTGTCGGTGAACGATGTGTCCGTGGTGGATGTGCCACATGCCTCCGCCGTGGATGCCCTCAAGAAGGCCGGCAATGTGGTCAAGCTGCATGTGAAGCGAAAACGTGGCACGGCCACCACCCCGGCCGCCGGATCGGCGGCTGGAGATGCCCGGGACAGTGCGGCCGGTGGGCCGAAGGTCATGGAAATCGATCTGGTCAAGGGCGGCAAGGGATTGGGCTTCTCCATAGCCGGCGGCATTGGCAACCAGCACATCCCCGGCGACAATGGCATCTATGTGACCAAGCTGATGGACGGCGGGGCGGCGCAGGTGGACGGGCGTCTGTCCATCGGGGACAAGCTGATTGCAGTGCGCACCAACGGG AGCGAAAAGAACCTGGAGAACGTAACGCACGAACTGGCGGTGGCCACGCTGAAGTCGATCACCGACAAGGTGACGCTGATCATTGGGAAGACGCAGCACCTGACCACCAGTGCgtccggcggcggcggtggaggaCTCTCGGCCGGCCAGCAGttgtcgcagtcgcagtcgcagctgGCCAccagccagagccagagtcaggtccatcagcagcagcatccgACGCCGATGGTCAACTCGCAGTCGACAG AGCCCGGCTCGCGATATGCCTCCACCAACGTCCTGGCCGCCGTTCCGCCAGGAACTCCGCGCGCAGTCAGCACCGAAGACATAACCAG AGAACCGCGCACCATCACCATCCAGAAGGGACCCCAGGGCCTGGGCTTCAACATCGTTGGCGGCGAGGATGGCCAGGGCATCTACGTGTCCTTCATCCTGGCCGGCGGTCCTGCCGATCTGGGCTCCGAGCTGAAGCGCGGCGACCAGCTGCTCAGCGTGAACAATGTCAACCTCACGCATGCCACCCACGAGGAGGCGGCCCAGGCGCTCAAG ACTTCTGGCGGCGTGGTGACCCTACTGGCGCAGTACCGCCCGGAGGAGTACAATCGGTTCGAGGCGCGCATCCAGGAGCTGAAACAGCAGGCCGCCCTCGGCGCCGGCGGATCGGGCACACTGCTGCGCACCACGCAGAAGCGATCGCTGTATGTGCGCGCCCTGTTCGACTACGATCCCAACCGGGACGATGGCCTGCCCTCGCGAGGATTGCCCTTCAAGCACGGCGACATCCTGCACGTGACCAATGCCTCCGACGACGAGTGGTGGCAGGCACGACGCGTCCTCGGCGACAACGAGGACGAGCAGATCGGCATTGTGCCGTCGAAGCGGCGCTGGGAGCGGAAGATGCGGGCTCGGGATCGCAGCGTCAAGTTCCAGGGTCATGCGGCAGCTAATAATAATCTGGATAAG CAATCGACATTGGATCGAAAGAAAAAGAATTTCACATTCTCGCGCAAATTTCCGTTTATGAAGAGTCGCGATGAGAAGAATGAAGATGGCAGCGACCAAGAGC CCTTTATGCTTTGCTACACACAAGACGATGCCAATGCTGAAGGAG GCGAGATTATCTACAGGGTGGAGTTACCCGATATGGAGCAGATAACTCTGATCTACTTGGAGAATAATGATGCTGACTATC CTTCCGAGGAGAACGTGCTGTCCTACGAGGCCGTGCAGCGCCTGTCCATCAACTACACGCGCCCGGTGATTATCCTGGGGCCGCTGAAGGATCGCATCAACGATGACCTAATATCGGAGTATCCCGACAAGTTCGGCTCTTGTGTGCCAC ACACCACCCGACCCAAGAGGGAGTACGAGGTGGACGGTAGGGACTATCACTTTGTGTCCTCTCGCGAGCAAATGGAGCGGGATATCCAGAACCATCTGTTCATCGAGGCGGGCCAGTATAACGACAATCTGTACGGCACCTCGGTGGCCAGTGTGCGCGAGGTGGCGGAGAAGGGCAAGCACTGCATCCTGGACGTGTCCGGGAATGCCATCAAGCGCCTCCAGGTGGCCCAGCTGTATCCCGTAGCCGTGTTCATCAAGCCCAAGTCGGTGGACTCAGTGAT GGAGATGAATCGTCGCATGACGGAGGAGCAGGCCAAGAAGACCTACGAGCGGGCGATTAAAATGGAGCAGGAATTCGGCGAATACTTTACGG GCGTTGTCCAGGGCGACACCATCGAGGAGATCTACAGCAAAGTGAAATCGATGATTTGGTCCCAGTCGGGACCAACCATTTGGGTACCTTCCAAGGAATCTCTATGA
- the LOC108023354 gene encoding disks large 1 tumor suppressor protein isoform X12, translating to MIDWVSIVRHSRRRFSNYVGSRSPVRMRRRRRQLTAPPPQQQQQQQQHHQDQHQSRERQKKDKEKERDKDDESGGGGASRYACCCANNQRMRIESDTENAKEPPAEQLQQQNPQQPQQQQQQQQQQSLAAKSRSGSQTLHKASSGKVNGDDSWLYEDIQLERGNSGLGFSIAGGTDNPHIGTDTSIYITKLISGGAAAADGRLSINDIIVSVNDVSVVDVPHASAVDALKKAGNVVKLHVKRKRGTATTPAAGSAAGDARDSAAGGPKVMEIDLVKGGKGLGFSIAGGIGNQHIPGDNGIYVTKLMDGGAAQVDGRLSIGDKLIAVRTNGSEKNLENVTHELAVATLKSITDKVTLIIGKTQHLTTSASGGGGGGLSAGQQLSQSQSQLATSQSQSQVHQQQHPTPMVNSQSTGALNSVGHTVVDSPPTPQAAAASATASVIASNTTVTTVTATATATNSSSKLPPSLGANSISNSNSNNISNSNSNSINNNINSSSSTTANVAVAAATPAAAAAATPPASFYNNASMPALPVESIQTNNRSQSPQPRQPGSRYASTNVLAAVPPGTPRAVSTEDITREPRTITIQKGPQGLGFNIVGGEDGQGIYVSFILAGGPADLGSELKRGDQLLSVNNVNLTHATHEEAAQALKTSGGVVTLLAQYRPEEYNRFEARIQELKQQAALGAGGSGTLLRTTQKRSLYVRALFDYDPNRDDGLPSRGLPFKHGDILHVTNASDDEWWQARRVLGDNEDEQIGIVPSKRRWERKMRARDRSVKFQGHAAANNNLDKQSTLDRKKKNFTFSRKFPFMKSRDEKNEDGSDQEPNGVVSSTSEIDINNVNNNQANEPQPFMLCYTQDDANAEGGEIIYRVELPDMEQITLIYLENNDADYPSEENVLSYEAVQRLSINYTRPVIILGPLKDRINDDLISEYPDKFGSCVPHTTRPKREYEVDGRDYHFVSSREQMERDIQNHLFIEAGQYNDNLYGTSVASVREVAEKGKHCILDVSGNAIKRLQVAQLYPVAVFIKPKSVDSVMEMNRRMTEEQAKKTYERAIKMEQEFGEYFTGVVQGDTIEEIYSKVKSMIWSQSGPTIWVPSKESL from the exons ATGATTGACTGGGTGTCGATAGTGCGGCATTCCAGGCGCCGCTTTTCCAATTATGTGGGCTCGCGGTCGCCGGTGCGAATGCGTCGACGTCGACGTCAACTGACggcgccgccgccgcagcagcagcagcaacagcagcaacatcatcagGATCAACATCAGTCCAGGGAGCGCCAGAAAAAGGACaaggaaaaggagcgggacaAGGACGATGAGTCAGGGGGCGGGGGCGCTTCGCGATATGCCTGCTGTTGTGCCAAT AACCAGCGCATGCGCATCGAGTCGGACACGGAAAACGCCAAGGAGCCGCCGGCCGAGCAGCTGCAACAGCAGAATCCGCAGCagccgcaacagcagcagcagcagcagcaacagcagtcgCTGGCAGCCAAGTCGAGGAGCGGGTCGCAGACT ctccaTAAGGCGTCGTCGGGAAAG GTGAATGGCGATGACAGCTGGTTGTACGAGGACATACAGCTGGAGCGCGGCAACTCCGGATTGGGATTCTCCATTGCCGGCGGCACGGATAATCCGCACATCGGCACCGACACCTCCATCTACATCACCAAGCTCATTTCCGGCGGAGCAGCTGCCGCCGATGGACGGCTGAGCATCAACGACATCATTGTGTCGGTGAACGATGTGTCCGTGGTGGATGTGCCACATGCCTCCGCCGTGGATGCCCTCAAGAAGGCCGGCAATGTGGTCAAGCTGCATGTGAAGCGAAAACGTGGCACGGCCACCACCCCGGCCGCCGGATCGGCGGCTGGAGATGCCCGGGACAGTGCGGCCGGTGGGCCGAAGGTCATGGAAATCGATCTGGTCAAGGGCGGCAAGGGATTGGGCTTCTCCATAGCCGGCGGCATTGGCAACCAGCACATCCCCGGCGACAATGGCATCTATGTGACCAAGCTGATGGACGGCGGGGCGGCGCAGGTGGACGGGCGTCTGTCCATCGGGGACAAGCTGATTGCAGTGCGCACCAACGGG AGCGAAAAGAACCTGGAGAACGTAACGCACGAACTGGCGGTGGCCACGCTGAAGTCGATCACCGACAAGGTGACGCTGATCATTGGGAAGACGCAGCACCTGACCACCAGTGCgtccggcggcggcggtggaggaCTCTCGGCCGGCCAGCAGttgtcgcagtcgcagtcgcagctgGCCAccagccagagccagagtcaggtccatcagcagcagcatccgACGCCGATGGTCAACTCGCAGTCGACAGGTGCGCTAAACAGTGTGGGACACACGGTTGTCGATTCACCACCAACAccacaagcagcagcagcatctgcCACTGCGTCAGTCATTGCAAGCAACACCACAGTCACCACAgtcacagccacagccacagccaccaACAGTAGCAGCAAGTTGCCGCCATCGCTAGGCGCTAACAGCAttagcaatagcaacagcaataacatcagcaacagcaacagcaatagcatcaacaacaacatcaacagTAGCAGCAGCACGACGGCAAACGTTGCAGTTGCGGctgcaacaccagcagcagcagcagcagcaactccacCCGCCTCCTTCTATAACAATGCTTCCATGCCCGCCCTGCCTGTCGAATCCATTCAAACCAACAACCGATCCCAATCACCCCAGCCGCGCC AGCCCGGCTCGCGATATGCCTCCACCAACGTCCTGGCCGCCGTTCCGCCAGGAACTCCGCGCGCAGTCAGCACCGAAGACATAACCAG AGAACCGCGCACCATCACCATCCAGAAGGGACCCCAGGGCCTGGGCTTCAACATCGTTGGCGGCGAGGATGGCCAGGGCATCTACGTGTCCTTCATCCTGGCCGGCGGTCCTGCCGATCTGGGCTCCGAGCTGAAGCGCGGCGACCAGCTGCTCAGCGTGAACAATGTCAACCTCACGCATGCCACCCACGAGGAGGCGGCCCAGGCGCTCAAG ACTTCTGGCGGCGTGGTGACCCTACTGGCGCAGTACCGCCCGGAGGAGTACAATCGGTTCGAGGCGCGCATCCAGGAGCTGAAACAGCAGGCCGCCCTCGGCGCCGGCGGATCGGGCACACTGCTGCGCACCACGCAGAAGCGATCGCTGTATGTGCGCGCCCTGTTCGACTACGATCCCAACCGGGACGATGGCCTGCCCTCGCGAGGATTGCCCTTCAAGCACGGCGACATCCTGCACGTGACCAATGCCTCCGACGACGAGTGGTGGCAGGCACGACGCGTCCTCGGCGACAACGAGGACGAGCAGATCGGCATTGTGCCGTCGAAGCGGCGCTGGGAGCGGAAGATGCGGGCTCGGGATCGCAGCGTCAAGTTCCAGGGTCATGCGGCAGCTAATAATAATCTGGATAAG CAATCGACATTGGATCGAAAGAAAAAGAATTTCACATTCTCGCGCAAATTTCCGTTTATGAAGAGTCGCGATGAGAAGAATGAAGATGGCAGCGACCAAGAGC CCAATGGAGTTGTGAGCAGCACCAGCGAAATTGACATCAATAATGTCAACAACAATCAGGCGAATGAACCGCAAC CCTTTATGCTTTGCTACACACAAGACGATGCCAATGCTGAAGGAG GCGAGATTATCTACAGGGTGGAGTTACCCGATATGGAGCAGATAACTCTGATCTACTTGGAGAATAATGATGCTGACTATC CTTCCGAGGAGAACGTGCTGTCCTACGAGGCCGTGCAGCGCCTGTCCATCAACTACACGCGCCCGGTGATTATCCTGGGGCCGCTGAAGGATCGCATCAACGATGACCTAATATCGGAGTATCCCGACAAGTTCGGCTCTTGTGTGCCAC ACACCACCCGACCCAAGAGGGAGTACGAGGTGGACGGTAGGGACTATCACTTTGTGTCCTCTCGCGAGCAAATGGAGCGGGATATCCAGAACCATCTGTTCATCGAGGCGGGCCAGTATAACGACAATCTGTACGGCACCTCGGTGGCCAGTGTGCGCGAGGTGGCGGAGAAGGGCAAGCACTGCATCCTGGACGTGTCCGGGAATGCCATCAAGCGCCTCCAGGTGGCCCAGCTGTATCCCGTAGCCGTGTTCATCAAGCCCAAGTCGGTGGACTCAGTGAT GGAGATGAATCGTCGCATGACGGAGGAGCAGGCCAAGAAGACCTACGAGCGGGCGATTAAAATGGAGCAGGAATTCGGCGAATACTTTACGG GCGTTGTCCAGGGCGACACCATCGAGGAGATCTACAGCAAAGTGAAATCGATGATTTGGTCCCAGTCGGGACCAACCATTTGGGTACCTTCCAAGGAATCTCTATGA